From a region of the Neobacillus niacini genome:
- a CDS encoding DNA sulfur modification protein DndB, with the protein MKKNELRGNLIEVVTGIKEDKKLINKIKKGMKEYRILPGQVQSYFNNPDLLWKVDIETVYLFIEQIYSTTENPKIKPSNYFTPREIKEIKTNFVGYLTNNIEFPFTFKNVLKGTEDDFILYTKASEIKNLFENGLLQYNSETQREMRQSKAKDSDEIIETPKIIEKSIIEMEELLNKGEMISTIITLNARLGSTDDDSGEELIYAEDSMTLTVTRGTLLDVLDGFHRINAIVRALRKDPALEGMFKLNILNLGKSMAQQYFKQLNTTNPVGKGQLKKLGESRQADFIAKQIQYNSELRNKVAASDMIAPNSNFLVTFKTLSDAIDEVFKVEDKLAAINTSKYLIKFFNELIFAFPNEFLGEIALVRKNSLINTNAMFYGYITLAKRMNDEIIYLNQLPEIIGCIDFSRQNKVWKEYDILNQSQKITKNTKKQIYKFFNDIDLSKYQEGG; encoded by the coding sequence ATGAAAAAAAACGAACTCAGAGGAAATTTAATTGAAGTTGTGACTGGTATTAAAGAAGACAAAAAATTAATTAACAAAATAAAAAAGGGTATGAAAGAATACAGAATTTTACCAGGTCAAGTACAAAGTTATTTTAATAACCCTGACTTATTATGGAAGGTAGATATCGAGACAGTCTACCTTTTTATTGAACAAATTTATTCAACTACGGAAAATCCCAAAATAAAACCATCAAACTACTTTACACCTAGAGAAATTAAAGAAATTAAGACAAATTTTGTGGGGTACCTTACGAATAATATAGAGTTCCCCTTTACATTCAAAAATGTACTTAAGGGAACGGAAGATGACTTTATTCTTTATACCAAAGCAAGTGAAATAAAGAACCTTTTTGAAAATGGCTTACTACAGTATAATTCGGAAACTCAACGTGAAATGAGACAATCGAAAGCTAAGGACTCGGACGAAATTATTGAAACTCCTAAAATTATTGAGAAAAGCATAATCGAAATGGAGGAGCTATTAAATAAAGGTGAAATGATTAGCACCATTATTACGTTAAATGCACGTTTAGGAAGTACTGATGATGATTCTGGCGAAGAATTAATATATGCAGAAGATTCCATGACATTAACTGTTACAAGGGGAACATTATTAGATGTGTTAGATGGATTTCACCGCATAAACGCGATTGTCAGAGCGTTAAGAAAAGATCCTGCTTTAGAGGGTATGTTCAAATTAAATATTTTAAACTTGGGAAAATCCATGGCTCAACAATATTTTAAACAATTAAATACAACTAATCCAGTGGGTAAAGGGCAGTTAAAAAAACTGGGTGAATCTAGACAGGCAGATTTTATCGCTAAACAAATACAATACAATAGTGAATTAAGAAATAAAGTGGCGGCTTCTGATATGATTGCCCCTAATTCTAATTTCTTAGTGACATTTAAAACCCTTTCTGATGCTATTGATGAAGTTTTTAAGGTTGAAGATAAACTTGCCGCCATAAACACTTCTAAATATTTAATCAAGTTTTTTAATGAATTAATTTTTGCATTCCCAAATGAATTTCTAGGTGAGATAGCGCTTGTTAGAAAAAATAGTTTAATTAATACGAATGCTATGTTTTATGGATATATTACATTAGCAAAAAGAATGAACGACGAAATCATTTATTTAAACCAATTACCTGAGATTATTGGATGTATTGATTTTTCAAGACAAAATAAAGTATGGAAAGAATACGATATTTTAAATCAATCTCAAAAAATCACGAAGAATACAAAGAAACAAATATATAAATTCTTTAATGATATAGACTTATCCAAATACCAGGAAGGTGGTTAA
- a CDS encoding NAD-dependent epimerase/dehydratase family protein, whose protein sequence is MKKQSMKEGEVMNVIVTGGAGFIGSNLVDRLINEGFDTYVIDNLSSGKRKFLNPRAKFYQSDILDLQKMKELFEEVKPKAVFHLAAQIDVQTSIHNPGLDAQMNILGTINIIELCKTYNSKLIYSSSAAVYGPPLNLPVCEQHPIHPLSNYGISKYTPELYIRCYAQLYNVKYTILRYANVYGPRQMPKGEGGVISIFINKIINNEIPVVFGDGEHTRDFIYVEDVVTANLSALNAEKSGTYNISTNKRISINKLIEKINTILNKNVVPEYKAERLGDINHSCLDNQLAKMELKWQPKYSIIEGLAKTCQFNKEIQ, encoded by the coding sequence ATGAAAAAGCAAAGTATGAAAGAAGGAGAAGTAATGAACGTAATCGTCACTGGGGGCGCGGGATTTATTGGTTCGAATTTAGTCGATAGGTTAATTAATGAAGGTTTTGATACGTATGTTATTGATAATTTATCGTCTGGAAAACGAAAATTTCTTAATCCAAGGGCTAAGTTTTATCAATCCGACATCTTAGACTTACAGAAAATGAAAGAACTTTTTGAAGAAGTGAAACCAAAGGCTGTTTTTCATCTAGCGGCACAAATAGACGTACAAACATCCATACACAATCCAGGTCTTGATGCTCAAATGAATATTTTAGGAACCATTAACATTATTGAATTATGCAAAACGTATAATAGTAAACTCATTTATTCATCTTCTGCAGCCGTTTACGGTCCACCTCTAAATTTGCCGGTTTGTGAACAACATCCGATTCATCCTCTATCTAATTACGGTATATCTAAGTATACACCAGAACTTTATATCCGTTGTTATGCACAACTTTATAACGTAAAATATACAATTTTAAGGTATGCAAATGTGTATGGTCCCCGGCAAATGCCAAAGGGTGAAGGTGGTGTAATCTCCATTTTTATTAATAAAATAATAAATAATGAAATCCCAGTTGTATTTGGAGATGGAGAACATACAAGAGATTTTATCTATGTGGAGGATGTCGTTACAGCCAATCTATCCGCGCTAAATGCAGAAAAAAGCGGAACATATAACATTAGCACAAACAAACGAATATCCATCAATAAACTTATTGAAAAAATAAATACTATCTTAAATAAAAATGTTGTCCCCGAATATAAAGCGGAACGATTAGGAGACATCAATCACAGTTGTCTTGATAACCAATTAGCAAAAATGGAACTGAAGTGGCAGCCAAAATATTCAATTATCGAAGGTTTAGCAAAAACATGCCAATTTAATAAAGAAATTCAATAG
- a CDS encoding DUF4183 domain-containing protein — protein MRKRISTIQYPPPFLNFPVIERQEYYVSRKQVDTIEFYAISDGFKRVYTEKDALMGYGKQKILDPRNVSFLNLFINGVLQPKTCYQIEEGKITFLTDDIPAKGAPIILQMFKFH, from the coding sequence TTGAGAAAACGTATATCCACAATACAATATCCCCCTCCTTTTCTAAACTTTCCAGTGATCGAAAGACAAGAATATTATGTTAGTCGTAAACAGGTAGATACTATTGAATTTTACGCGATATCGGATGGTTTCAAAAGGGTTTACACAGAAAAAGATGCCTTAATGGGTTATGGAAAACAAAAGATATTAGATCCAAGAAACGTATCATTTCTCAATCTGTTTATAAATGGAGTTTTACAGCCCAAAACATGTTACCAAATTGAAGAAGGAAAAATTACTTTCCTTACGGATGATATTCCAGCAAAAGGAGCGCCTATTATTTTACAAATGTTTAAATTTCATTGA
- a CDS encoding glycosyltransferase family 4 protein — protein MKVLLATYWAVPHLGGVWTYMVQLKKKLESLGHEVDLLGYGHDNSYVHMVNEERRVEKSEWFMLSDNTENFITYHINPLVQYTETQQKFYAKAVSYLGLEKYDIIHTQDVISTASINRIRPEHTALVATLHGCVAHEIRQQLTTIHNSPTSYMAKEYFDELEHIGATSPEYTIVANKWLMNVLANEFNVPVEQLKLSNYGYDTESFFKQMKEQNSIQRPSDKKVIIYTGRLVELKGVQFLISALSKLKEIRTDWVCWIVGEGDKQAELQIQSRILGLEENIIFLGKRDDVPYLLSLSDIFVLPSLIENQPLSVIEAQIAERAVIVSDTGGLPEMVEHGVTGIVTPACDSEILCKNLILLLKNEKYRKILGSNAKKWGMKHWIPEEAVEKVLNVYQSAISKRKMTK, from the coding sequence ATGAAGGTTCTGCTTGCAACGTACTGGGCTGTTCCACATTTAGGAGGAGTCTGGACATATATGGTTCAGCTGAAAAAAAAATTAGAGTCTTTAGGGCATGAAGTGGATTTACTGGGTTACGGTCATGATAATTCCTATGTACACATGGTAAATGAAGAACGAAGGGTTGAAAAAAGTGAGTGGTTCATGCTTAGCGACAACACTGAAAACTTTATTACTTACCATATAAATCCATTGGTGCAGTATACTGAAACTCAACAAAAATTTTATGCGAAAGCCGTTAGCTACTTGGGGTTAGAAAAATACGATATAATCCATACACAAGATGTTATTTCTACAGCGAGTATTAATCGAATCCGCCCCGAACATACTGCATTAGTAGCTACACTTCATGGATGTGTAGCGCATGAGATTAGGCAGCAATTAACTACTATTCATAACTCTCCAACTTCTTACATGGCAAAGGAATATTTTGATGAACTTGAACATATTGGAGCGACTTCCCCTGAGTATACAATCGTAGCGAATAAATGGTTAATGAATGTTTTAGCCAATGAGTTTAATGTCCCAGTTGAACAGCTTAAACTAAGTAACTATGGATACGATACAGAGTCCTTCTTTAAACAAATGAAAGAGCAAAATTCTATTCAAAGACCTAGCGACAAAAAAGTTATCATATATACTGGAAGGCTTGTAGAACTTAAAGGGGTACAGTTTCTTATATCTGCTCTCTCCAAGCTGAAAGAAATTCGCACTGACTGGGTGTGCTGGATTGTTGGAGAAGGCGATAAACAGGCAGAGTTACAAATTCAAAGTCGTATTTTGGGGTTAGAAGAGAACATTATTTTTCTTGGAAAGAGGGATGATGTACCTTATTTATTAAGTCTTTCTGATATTTTTGTTCTTCCCAGTCTAATCGAAAACCAGCCTCTGTCTGTCATAGAAGCACAAATTGCCGAAAGGGCTGTAATAGTTAGTGATACAGGTGGATTACCTGAAATGGTAGAGCATGGGGTAACAGGTATTGTAACCCCTGCTTGTGATTCAGAGATTTTATGTAAAAATTTGATTTTATTACTCAAGAACGAAAAGTATAGGAAAATTTTAGGATCCAATGCGAAGAAATGGGGAATGAAACATTGGATTCCCGAAGAGGCTGTTGAGAAAGTTTTGAATGTATATCAAAGTGCAATCTCCAAAAGAAAAATGACTAAGTAA
- the wecB gene encoding non-hydrolyzing UDP-N-acetylglucosamine 2-epimerase, with the protein MKIMTILGTRPEIIRLSLIIKKLDTYAEKHTLVHTGQNYTSSLSAIFFQQLGIREPDYILSDEQMSLGQQLSTMYKNLEIIFVKEKPDKVLVLGDTNSGLSAILAERMGIPVIHMEAGNRCFDLEVPEEKNRRIIDSISSFNIPYTPQSKENLINEGIPRNRIIVSGNPINEVLEHYKYEIEQSKILEKLRLKEGSYFLVTIHRAENVDYEDRLHEIINGINHVAEAYKKRVICSLHPRTKSRIQSSSVINIHPLVEFHEPFSFFDFVKLEKSAYCVLTDSGTVQEECCLFHVPTVTIRKSTERPETIECGSNILSGINANKIVDCVHIMVNLPKTWSFPEGYACKNVADKMIKLLLGGIQVV; encoded by the coding sequence ATGAAAATCATGACCATTTTAGGGACAAGGCCTGAAATTATACGCTTAAGTCTCATTATAAAAAAATTGGATACGTATGCTGAAAAACATACTTTAGTTCACACAGGACAAAATTATACATCTTCTTTAAGTGCTATATTCTTTCAACAATTAGGGATTAGAGAACCCGATTATATTTTGTCTGATGAACAGATGTCCCTTGGGCAGCAGTTATCGACCATGTATAAAAATTTAGAGATCATTTTCGTAAAAGAAAAACCCGATAAAGTATTAGTATTAGGTGATACAAATAGTGGGTTAAGTGCCATCCTAGCTGAAAGAATGGGTATTCCTGTTATTCATATGGAGGCCGGAAATCGTTGTTTTGATCTAGAAGTACCAGAAGAAAAAAACCGTCGTATAATCGATTCAATATCTAGTTTTAATATCCCATATACACCTCAAAGCAAAGAGAATTTAATCAATGAAGGAATCCCCAGAAATCGAATTATTGTATCTGGAAACCCCATAAATGAGGTTTTGGAGCATTATAAGTACGAAATTGAGCAAAGTAAAATCCTTGAAAAGTTACGATTAAAAGAAGGGAGTTATTTTTTAGTTACCATCCATCGAGCAGAAAATGTTGATTATGAAGATCGTTTACACGAGATTATCAATGGAATCAATCATGTAGCAGAAGCCTATAAAAAAAGAGTAATTTGTAGTTTACATCCCCGTACTAAATCACGCATACAAAGCAGTTCAGTTATTAACATTCATCCCTTAGTGGAATTCCATGAGCCATTTAGTTTCTTTGATTTTGTTAAGCTTGAAAAAAGTGCTTATTGCGTATTGACCGACAGCGGTACTGTTCAGGAGGAATGCTGTCTGTTTCATGTTCCAACTGTTACAATTCGCAAATCTACTGAAAGACCTGAAACGATCGAGTGTGGAAGCAATATCCTCTCAGGTATTAATGCGAACAAAATTGTAGATTGTGTTCATATTATGGTAAATCTGCCGAAAACATGGTCCTTTCCAGAGGGTTATGCTTGTAAAAATGTGGCGGATAAAATGATTAAACTATTATTAGGAGGCATACAAGTTGTTTAG
- a CDS encoding SDR family NAD(P)-dependent oxidoreductase, with product MFSNQIVLVTGGTGSWGHELVRQLLTYNPKEIRIFSRNESNQFNMKQEFDNNPKLNFIIGDIKDKDALFEACQNVKYVFHLAALKHVPVCEDQPDEAMKTNVTGTQNVIDAAIECKVQKVIYISTDKASDPANFYGLSKAMGEKLIIHSNLRNTNTRFVCIRGGNVLGTNGSVIHVFKKQINEKQKIGITDVEMTRFFLTVHDAIKLVFKATFDSVGGEIFVMKMPACKILDLAHVLIEASSNKNVQIETLGIRPGEKIHEQLLSEYESKMAYICDEEYYVILPSIQIEGLKEHYAGCKRVNLESYNSSTGLLSKAEIKEMLIKGRFI from the coding sequence TTGTTTAGTAACCAAATCGTCCTGGTAACAGGTGGTACTGGTTCATGGGGCCATGAACTAGTCAGGCAGCTATTAACATACAATCCGAAAGAAATACGAATTTTTTCAAGGAATGAATCGAATCAATTCAACATGAAGCAAGAATTTGACAATAATCCAAAATTAAATTTTATCATTGGCGATATTAAAGATAAGGATGCATTATTTGAGGCATGCCAGAATGTTAAATATGTGTTCCACCTTGCTGCTTTAAAGCATGTTCCAGTATGTGAGGATCAGCCCGATGAAGCAATGAAAACGAATGTTACTGGAACACAGAATGTAATAGATGCAGCTATAGAATGCAAAGTCCAGAAAGTTATTTATATTTCTACAGATAAAGCCTCAGATCCTGCCAATTTTTATGGACTTTCAAAGGCTATGGGAGAGAAGCTAATTATTCATTCAAACTTGAGAAATACCAATACAAGGTTCGTATGTATACGTGGAGGTAATGTATTAGGCACAAATGGCAGTGTTATACATGTGTTTAAAAAGCAAATTAATGAGAAGCAAAAGATTGGTATTACAGATGTAGAAATGACTCGTTTTTTCTTAACAGTCCACGATGCTATAAAGCTAGTCTTTAAGGCTACTTTTGACAGCGTTGGCGGGGAAATCTTCGTCATGAAGATGCCGGCATGCAAAATTCTAGATCTTGCCCATGTCTTAATAGAGGCCTCATCTAATAAAAATGTTCAGATTGAAACATTAGGGATACGCCCTGGTGAAAAAATCCATGAACAACTTCTTTCAGAGTATGAAAGCAAAATGGCATACATTTGTGATGAGGAGTATTATGTTATTCTACCGTCCATTCAAATAGAAGGATTAAAGGAGCATTATGCTGGATGCAAACGTGTTAATTTAGAGAGTTATAATTCCAGCACAGGATTACTAAGTAAAGCTGAAATAAAGGAAATGCTAATAAAAGGCAGGTTTATTTAA
- a CDS encoding dTDP-4-dehydrorhamnose reductase family protein has protein sequence MKILILGGQGMAGHVMTKYFMDKTQYEVNYTSRDANDNKSKYLDVTDFKRVEETIEMLKPDIIINCVGILNDHAARNPLIAFQVNSLLPHQLAKFVERHHGKLIHISTDCVFSGLKGEYTEDDVPDGNSVYSQSKQLGEIISDKHLTIRTSIIGPEMKEDGIGLFLWFMKQTGKIKGYTNVLWNGVTTLELAKATEELITNQITGLYQLGSEQKISKYSLLKLIQDVFGKNDVEIIPDHAIILDRTIKNTRTDFKYVIPDYKQMLLALKNWMDNKNN, from the coding sequence ATGAAGATCCTTATACTTGGTGGACAAGGTATGGCCGGACATGTGATGACTAAGTATTTTATGGACAAAACACAATATGAGGTAAACTATACTTCAAGGGATGCGAATGACAATAAAAGTAAATATTTAGATGTCACTGATTTTAAAAGAGTTGAAGAAACGATAGAAATGTTAAAACCTGATATCATCATCAATTGTGTTGGTATTTTAAATGATCATGCAGCCCGTAATCCTCTTATAGCCTTCCAGGTGAATAGCTTGCTTCCTCATCAATTAGCAAAATTTGTTGAGCGCCACCATGGGAAATTAATTCATATCAGTACAGACTGCGTATTTTCCGGATTAAAAGGAGAATATACAGAAGATGATGTTCCAGATGGTAATTCAGTCTATTCCCAATCTAAACAATTGGGTGAAATCATCAGTGATAAACACCTGACCATACGTACTTCCATCATTGGTCCAGAAATGAAAGAGGATGGAATTGGCTTATTTTTATGGTTCATGAAACAAACAGGAAAGATTAAAGGGTATACAAACGTCTTATGGAATGGAGTAACCACTCTCGAACTAGCTAAGGCAACAGAAGAATTAATCACCAATCAAATTACAGGTTTATATCAGTTGGGTTCAGAACAAAAAATTTCAAAGTATTCATTACTAAAATTGATTCAGGATGTTTTTGGGAAAAATGATGTTGAAATTATCCCTGACCATGCTATCATTCTTGATCGTACGATTAAAAATACTAGAACTGATTTTAAATATGTCATTCCAGATTATAAACAGATGTTACTAGCATTAAAGAATTGGATGGATAACAAAAATAATTGA
- a CDS encoding glycosyltransferase family 4 protein: MNILFVFYVPSGGVETLNRQRCSALRKLNINCHFLYYRKQRELVNNHDAPTFITDDDKEIKKIIDEGNYEAIIIISDYRAIKRFRDLGYKGKIILEIQGYGPKHVARSELQNAIPYVTGYGNGVLNPKTPHIVEIFNEFYPTFPKFAFNNCFDTSQFSYQSHPVSSQPIIAWTGRIEDNKNWREFLQIGYQLINQYYPNLQLYMFEDPTLSTPIERADFHQLIQLLNLENNLTIHPNIPNEKMADYFSIIGDSGGFLCSTSKVEGAPYSILEAMSCRCPVLTTDSDGVRSSIHHNQTGKYYTIGNIEEAVREANELMTNQYLREYIRSNALAHLKQDFSPELYSRHFAEMLTSLGIVLN, translated from the coding sequence ATGAATATACTATTTGTTTTTTATGTTCCGAGTGGTGGAGTAGAAACATTGAATCGTCAGAGATGTTCGGCACTAAGGAAATTAAACATCAATTGTCACTTCTTGTATTATCGGAAACAGAGAGAGTTGGTTAATAATCATGATGCGCCAACCTTTATTACAGATGATGACAAAGAAATAAAAAAAATAATAGATGAAGGAAACTATGAAGCAATTATTATCATTTCAGATTATCGGGCAATTAAAAGATTTAGGGATTTAGGGTACAAGGGTAAGATAATTTTAGAAATTCAAGGATATGGTCCCAAACATGTTGCAAGGTCGGAGCTTCAGAATGCAATACCTTATGTTACTGGTTATGGTAATGGAGTGTTAAATCCAAAAACCCCACATATCGTGGAAATATTTAATGAGTTTTATCCAACATTCCCAAAGTTCGCCTTTAATAACTGTTTTGATACAAGTCAATTTAGCTACCAATCACATCCGGTTAGCAGTCAACCCATCATTGCTTGGACTGGGCGGATTGAGGATAATAAAAATTGGAGAGAATTTCTTCAAATTGGCTATCAACTCATTAACCAATATTATCCTAATCTACAATTGTACATGTTCGAAGATCCTACGTTATCAACCCCAATAGAAAGAGCGGATTTTCACCAGTTAATTCAATTATTGAATCTTGAAAACAATCTTACCATCCATCCAAATATCCCAAATGAAAAAATGGCTGACTATTTTTCAATTATTGGCGATTCAGGCGGCTTTCTTTGTTCGACCTCAAAAGTAGAAGGTGCTCCATACTCCATTCTCGAAGCAATGAGCTGCAGATGCCCGGTATTAACCACAGATTCTGATGGAGTCAGAAGCTCCATACATCATAACCAAACCGGTAAGTACTACACCATTGGGAATATTGAAGAAGCAGTACGAGAGGCCAATGAACTTATGACAAATCAATACTTGCGGGAATATATCCGCTCAAACGCACTTGCACATTTAAAACAAGATTTTAGTCCAGAATTATATAGCAGGCATTTTGCCGAAATGTTAACCAGTTTAGGCATAGTCCTAAATTAG
- a CDS encoding glycosyltransferase family 2 protein has translation MEPKVSIIIPFYNCSYVDQAIQSALNQTYPNIEIIVVDDGSTKYTEKLKPFQGEFYYLKKENGGTATALNLGISIASGEYIAWLSSDDYFLPEKISHQIAFMQKHNAKASFTNYDYVDKNNNILISWTCPRFSNIREVYEAFLRLNPVNGCTVVMEKDIFDQIGYFNPDMLYTHDYDMWFRMLLNGYPIHYLDEVLLKFRSHEEAGTKKYQPQIKEEISFLNNRYRPLLREYINDYL, from the coding sequence ATGGAACCTAAAGTTTCGATTATTATTCCTTTTTATAACTGCTCATACGTTGATCAGGCCATACAAAGTGCGCTGAATCAAACGTACCCGAATATCGAAATTATCGTTGTAGATGATGGTTCGACGAAATACACTGAAAAGCTTAAACCATTTCAAGGGGAATTTTACTATCTAAAAAAGGAAAATGGAGGTACTGCTACAGCATTAAATCTTGGTATAAGTATAGCTTCGGGGGAATATATCGCATGGTTGAGTTCAGATGATTATTTTCTGCCAGAAAAGATTTCCCATCAAATAGCTTTTATGCAAAAACACAATGCAAAGGCAAGCTTTACAAATTATGATTACGTTGACAAGAATAATAATATTCTAATCTCGTGGACATGCCCGCGTTTTTCAAATATAAGGGAGGTTTATGAGGCATTCCTCAGATTGAATCCTGTTAATGGCTGTACTGTGGTGATGGAGAAAGATATATTTGACCAAATTGGCTATTTCAACCCCGACATGCTATATACACATGATTATGATATGTGGTTTCGTATGTTATTAAACGGTTATCCAATCCACTATTTAGATGAAGTTCTCCTTAAATTCAGATCACATGAAGAGGCTGGAACAAAAAAATATCAACCACAAATAAAAGAAGAAATTTCTTTCCTTAACAACAGATATCGGCCCCTCCTCAGGGAGTACATCAATGATTATTTATAA
- a CDS encoding glycosyltransferase family 4 protein — protein MKILLVSYYPLPALGGIWRFVSQLKNRLEHLGHTVDVLSHNPEATKYRIIGRQPEVEISQLSPYINEKLMETFPTLHSNYWIYHTELYRYSLELSSLYYGLHQYDIIHAQDVIAARAMSRVKPKHIPLVTSAHGNLSGAIFYYLKTGNRYLTDDQIKDRFEYEYHKALEYSGYHCSDYIHTQSNWMREKIMNEFSVSADKLSTFPYGMDIDGYIKRSEGETSISRPPNKKVILYTGRLVYLKGLQHLIESLSILKSHRSDWECWILGEGLLQNELQAQCKSMGLEDDVKFLGVSDNVPHFLRQADIFVLPGLQDTQPHSVMEAQLSGVPVIVSDAAGLPEMVINGENGLVAQAGNSHQLYLHLNYLLDNPLIRTQFANRAKEWAQDRWSMDKMVNNFVALYKHAISSSN, from the coding sequence ATGAAAATCTTACTGGTTTCTTATTATCCACTACCTGCACTTGGTGGGATTTGGAGATTTGTATCGCAATTAAAAAATCGGCTTGAACATTTGGGGCATACCGTAGATGTACTCAGTCATAATCCTGAAGCTACCAAGTATCGCATCATTGGACGTCAGCCAGAAGTAGAAATTTCCCAGCTTTCTCCTTATATTAATGAAAAATTAATGGAAACTTTCCCTACATTACACTCTAACTATTGGATTTATCATACTGAGTTATATCGTTACAGCTTAGAACTATCATCATTGTATTACGGACTTCACCAATACGACATTATCCATGCACAGGATGTAATCGCGGCACGTGCGATGAGTAGGGTAAAACCAAAGCATATTCCTTTAGTTACCAGTGCACACGGCAACCTCTCAGGGGCAATATTCTACTATTTAAAAACTGGGAACCGCTATTTAACTGATGATCAAATTAAAGACAGGTTTGAGTATGAGTATCATAAAGCTTTAGAATACTCTGGTTATCATTGTAGTGATTATATCCATACTCAATCAAACTGGATGCGTGAAAAAATTATGAATGAATTTTCCGTCTCAGCTGACAAGCTGTCTACTTTTCCATACGGAATGGATATTGATGGCTATATAAAACGTTCAGAAGGCGAAACGTCCATTAGCCGTCCACCTAATAAAAAGGTAATTCTTTATACAGGCCGCCTGGTTTACCTTAAAGGACTACAGCATCTTATTGAGTCGCTTTCCATTTTAAAAAGTCACAGAAGTGATTGGGAGTGCTGGATTCTTGGTGAAGGATTGTTACAGAATGAGTTACAAGCACAATGTAAAAGCATGGGTCTTGAGGACGATGTCAAGTTTTTAGGAGTATCGGATAATGTCCCGCATTTTCTTAGACAAGCAGATATTTTTGTTCTTCCCGGCCTGCAGGATACTCAGCCGCATTCTGTCATGGAAGCACAACTTAGTGGTGTTCCGGTAATTGTCAGTGATGCAGCAGGACTCCCTGAAATGGTTATAAACGGTGAAAATGGATTAGTTGCTCAAGCAGGAAACAGCCATCAACTTTACTTGCACTTAAACTATCTTCTCGATAACCCCTTAATTAGGACCCAGTTTGCAAACCGTGCAAAGGAATGGGCACAAGATCGATGGTCAATGGATAAAATGGTGAACAATTTCGTTGCTTTGTATAAGCACGCGATTTCATCGAGTAACTAA